A single window of Balaenoptera ricei isolate mBalRic1 chromosome 15, mBalRic1.hap2, whole genome shotgun sequence DNA harbors:
- the BRAT1 gene encoding BRCA1-associated ATM activator 1 isoform X4, which translates to MDPECSRLLPALCAVLADPRQPVADDTCLEKLLDWFTTVTEAGSSLLLLQENPCLVELLFRVLKSQDLSSRILSFSLRLAGIFAAQEDCFQYLQQGELLPMLFGEVGPLGGAAWTAPAVRSGWIQGLRTLAQHPSALRFLAACGAVDTIFSLQGDPSLFVASAAGQLLVHILDLAMRGPAEGRCSPQACDWPACAQKIVCHIEDSLCSMATPQVTQALNVLTTVFGHCHGLWTQGLWVRLSPLVARLLEKDPVPASHSLVDLLLSVARSSVPSSDRGLWETLAQTLSHLSPTQAGPLALGILKLQDCPQALRTQAFGVLLQPLACVLEAAAQAPGPPGLLHGAAGDPMAVDTLLCSKSACVGLLCCALTHLGLLQPLPQRPSPWPQAPLLGAAVTVLRLCSGSVAPTSDVGGRLCAILVGCGRVQRAALDFLGALSQGAAPLFPLQVLKKAFQATLRWLLSSPKTPGCCDLDPRTQLFLRELLPVLQKRLCSPCWEVRDSGLEFLTQMTRHWGGQAGFRQALLASEVPELTRQLLQDPESYVRASAVTATGQLSSWGLLAAPASPERPGAQQKSLLVELLHVLCADSEGFPRRAVTQVFTEWLRDGHADVAEDPERFVARVLQAASRDPDWEVRAQGLELALVFLGRLLGPRGSHRPCAVALPEAAPLGTLAQALQVLCRVQLFEFAFRALFDCDRPVAQKSCDLLLFLRAKAAPCGSPQEAGDSPTVASVEATLQRWQAGEQGQPLGYLEPGAVMAVLRSIDLEGLRDTLAESSDHVEKSPQSLLQDMLAAVGVLGENEADCY; encoded by the exons ATGGACCCAGAGTGCTCCCggctcctccctgccctctgtgCCGTCCTGGCCGACCCCAGGCAGCCTGTGGCAGACGACACGTGTTTGGAGAAGCTGCTGGACTGGTTTACAACAGTAACCGAAGCGG GGTCCAGCCTCCTGTTACTACAGGAGAATCCCTGCCTGGTAGAGCTGCTGTTCCGCGTGCTGAAATCCCAGGACCTAAGTTCCAGAATCCTCTCCTTCTCACTCCGCCTCGCAGGGATATTTGCAGCCCAGGAAGACTGCTTCCAGTATCTTCAG CAGGGGGAGCTGCTGCCCATGCTCTTCGGGGAGGTGGGCCCCCTCGGAGGAGCGGCCTGGACGGCCCCCGCTGTGCGCAGCGGCTGGATCCAGGGCCTGCGCACCCTGGCACAGCACCCTAGTGCCCTGCGCTTCCTTGCCGCCTGTG gtgctgttgacaccATCTTCTCCCTGCAGGGAGATCCCAGCCTGTTTGTGGCCTCGGCAGCCGGGCAGCTCCTGGTGCACATCCTGGACTTGGCGATGCGAGGCCCAGCCGAGGGCCGCTGCAGTCCGCAGGCTTGTGACTGGCCAGCGTGTGCCCAGAAGATTGTGTGTCACATCGAAGACTCCCTGTGCTCCATGGCCACCCCGCAGGTCACACAGGCCCTCAATGTCCTGACCACCGTGTTCGGGCACTGCCATGGCCTTTGGACGCAAGGCCTTTGGGTGCGGCTGAGCCCCCTCGTGGCCCGCCTGCTCGAGAAAGACCCTGTCCCAGCCTCACACTCGCTCGTGGATCTCCTCCTCAGCGTGGCCCG TTCTTCTGTGCCGAGTTCTGACCGTGGCCTGTGGGAGACTTTGGCCCAGACTCTGAGCCACTTGAGCCCCACACAGGCAGGGCCTCTGGCTTTGGGGATCCTGAAACTGCAGGACTG TCCACAGGCGCTGAGGACCCAGGCCTTCGGcgtcctcctccagcccctggcctgTGTCCTGGAAGCTGCTGCTCAGGCCCCTGGACCTCCAG GCTTGCTGCATGGGGCCGCAGGCGACCCGATGGCGGTGGACACGCTCCTCTGctccaagtcggcctgcgtgggTCTCCTGTGCTGCGCTCTCACCCACCTGGGGCTGCTGCAGCCGCTG ccccagcgccCCTCGCCCTGGCCGCAGGCGCCCCTGCTTGGGGCTGCGGTGACGGTCCTGCGGCTCTGCAGTGGCTCAGTGGCCCCCACCTCCGATGTGGGCGGCCGCCTCTGTGCGATCCTGGTGGGCTGTGGCCGGGTCCAGCGAGCTGCCCTGGATTTCCTGGGGGCGCTGTCTCAGGGGGCCG CCCCACTCTTCCCGCTCCAGGTTCTGAAGAAGGCCTTTCAGGCCACACTCAGGTGGCTCCTGAGCTCACCCAAGACCCCCGGCTGCTGCGACCTGGACCCCCGCACCCAGCTGTTCCTCAGGG AGCTGCTTCCTGTGCTACAGAAGCGCCTGTGCAGCCCCTGCTGGGAGGTGAGGGACTCAGGCCTCGAGTTCCTGACCCAAATGACCAGACACTGGGGAG GGCAGGCCGGCTTCAGACAAGCGCTCCTTGCTTCAGAGGTGCCCGAGCTCACCAGGCAGCTTCTGCAAGACCCTGAGAGTTACGTCCGCGCGAGCGCAGTGACCGCCACAGGGCAGCTGTCTAGCTGGGGGCTGCTTGCCGCCCCTGCCAGCCCTGAGCGCCCAGGGGCTCAGCAG AAGAGCCTGCTCGTGGAGCTTCTGCACGTCCTCTGCGCAGACTCGGAGGGCTTCCCCCGGAGGGCCGTCACGCAGGTCTTCACCGAGTGGCTGAGGGACGGCCATGCTGACGTAGCTGAAGACCCGGAGCGGTTTGTGGCCCGAGTGCTGCAGGCGGCGAGCAGGGACCCGGACTGGGAGGTGCGGGCCCAGGGCCTCGAGCTGGCGCTGGTGTTCCTGGGGCGGCTGCTGGGCCCGCGCGGCTCCCACCGTCCCTGTGCCGTGGCCCTGCCCGAGGCAGCCCCGCTTGGCACGCTGGCCCAGGCCCTGCAGGTGCTCTGCCGTGTGCAGCTCTTTGAGTTTGCCTTCCGTGCCTTGTTTGACTGTGACCGACCTGTGGCCCAGAAGTCCTGTGATCTTCTCCTATTCCTGCGGGCCAAGGCTGCTCCCTGTGGCAGCCCGCAGGAGGCGGGGGACAGCCCCACCGTGGCCTCTGTGGAGGCCACCCTGCAGAGATGGCAGGCCGGTGAGCAGGGTCAGCCCCTGGGGTACCTGGAGCCTGGGGCCGTCATGGCTGTGCTGAGGTCTATAGACCTGGAGGGCCTTCGGGACACTCTGGCTGAGAGCAGCGACCACGTGGAGAAGAGCCCCCAGTCACTCCTGCAGGACATGCTGGCTGCCGTGGGCGTCCTCGGGGAGAACGAGGCCGACTGCTACTGA
- the BRAT1 gene encoding BRCA1-associated ATM activator 1 isoform X3 — protein sequence MDPECSRLLPALCAVLADPRQPVADDTCLEKLLDWFTTVTEAGSSLLLLQENPCLVELLFRVLKSQDLSSRILSFSLRLAGIFAAQEDCFQYLQGELLPMLFGEVGPLGGAAWTAPAVRSGWIQGLRTLAQHPSALRFLAACGAVDTIFSLQGDPSLFVASAAGQLLVHILDLAMRGPAEGRCSPQACDWPACAQKIVCHIEDSLCSMATPQVTQALNVLTTVFGHCHGLWTQGLWVRLSPLVARLLEKDPVPASHSLVDLLLSVARSSVPSSDRGLWETLAQTLSHLSPTQAGPLALGILKLQDCPQALRTQAFGVLLQPLACVLEAAAQAPGPPGLLHGAAGDPMAVDTLLCSKSACVGLLCCALTHLGLLQPLPQRPSPWPQAPLLGAAVTVLRLCSGSVAPTSDVGGRLCAILVGCGRVQRAALDFLGALSQGAGPQESVTQVFSVLLEYLMSPESSSMVLKKAFQATLRWLLSSPKTPGCCDLDPRTQLFLRELLPVLQKRLCSPCWEVRDSGLEFLTQMTRHWGGQAGFRQALLASEVPELTRQLLQDPESYVRASAVTATGQLSSWGLLAAPASPERPGAQQKSLLVELLHVLCADSEGFPRRAVTQVFTEWLRDGHADVAEDPERFVARVLQAASRDPDWEVRAQGLELALVFLGRLLGPRGSHRPCAVALPEAAPLGTLAQALQVLCRVQLFEFAFRALFDCDRPVAQKSCDLLLFLRAKAAPCGSPQEAGDSPTVASVEATLQRWQAGEQGQPLGYLEPGAVMAVLRSIDLEGLRDTLAESSDHVEKSPQSLLQDMLAAVGVLGENEADCY from the exons ATGGACCCAGAGTGCTCCCggctcctccctgccctctgtgCCGTCCTGGCCGACCCCAGGCAGCCTGTGGCAGACGACACGTGTTTGGAGAAGCTGCTGGACTGGTTTACAACAGTAACCGAAGCGG GGTCCAGCCTCCTGTTACTACAGGAGAATCCCTGCCTGGTAGAGCTGCTGTTCCGCGTGCTGAAATCCCAGGACCTAAGTTCCAGAATCCTCTCCTTCTCACTCCGCCTCGCAGGGATATTTGCAGCCCAGGAAGACTGCTTCCAGTATCTTCAG GGGGAGCTGCTGCCCATGCTCTTCGGGGAGGTGGGCCCCCTCGGAGGAGCGGCCTGGACGGCCCCCGCTGTGCGCAGCGGCTGGATCCAGGGCCTGCGCACCCTGGCACAGCACCCTAGTGCCCTGCGCTTCCTTGCCGCCTGTG gtgctgttgacaccATCTTCTCCCTGCAGGGAGATCCCAGCCTGTTTGTGGCCTCGGCAGCCGGGCAGCTCCTGGTGCACATCCTGGACTTGGCGATGCGAGGCCCAGCCGAGGGCCGCTGCAGTCCGCAGGCTTGTGACTGGCCAGCGTGTGCCCAGAAGATTGTGTGTCACATCGAAGACTCCCTGTGCTCCATGGCCACCCCGCAGGTCACACAGGCCCTCAATGTCCTGACCACCGTGTTCGGGCACTGCCATGGCCTTTGGACGCAAGGCCTTTGGGTGCGGCTGAGCCCCCTCGTGGCCCGCCTGCTCGAGAAAGACCCTGTCCCAGCCTCACACTCGCTCGTGGATCTCCTCCTCAGCGTGGCCCG TTCTTCTGTGCCGAGTTCTGACCGTGGCCTGTGGGAGACTTTGGCCCAGACTCTGAGCCACTTGAGCCCCACACAGGCAGGGCCTCTGGCTTTGGGGATCCTGAAACTGCAGGACTG TCCACAGGCGCTGAGGACCCAGGCCTTCGGcgtcctcctccagcccctggcctgTGTCCTGGAAGCTGCTGCTCAGGCCCCTGGACCTCCAG GCTTGCTGCATGGGGCCGCAGGCGACCCGATGGCGGTGGACACGCTCCTCTGctccaagtcggcctgcgtgggTCTCCTGTGCTGCGCTCTCACCCACCTGGGGCTGCTGCAGCCGCTG ccccagcgccCCTCGCCCTGGCCGCAGGCGCCCCTGCTTGGGGCTGCGGTGACGGTCCTGCGGCTCTGCAGTGGCTCAGTGGCCCCCACCTCCGATGTGGGCGGCCGCCTCTGTGCGATCCTGGTGGGCTGTGGCCGGGTCCAGCGAGCTGCCCTGGATTTCCTGGGGGCGCTGTCTCAGGGGGCCG GCCCTCAGGAGTCGGTGACGCAGGTGTTTTCCGTTCTCCTGGAGTACCTCATGAGCCCTGAGTCCAGCTCCATG GTTCTGAAGAAGGCCTTTCAGGCCACACTCAGGTGGCTCCTGAGCTCACCCAAGACCCCCGGCTGCTGCGACCTGGACCCCCGCACCCAGCTGTTCCTCAGGG AGCTGCTTCCTGTGCTACAGAAGCGCCTGTGCAGCCCCTGCTGGGAGGTGAGGGACTCAGGCCTCGAGTTCCTGACCCAAATGACCAGACACTGGGGAG GGCAGGCCGGCTTCAGACAAGCGCTCCTTGCTTCAGAGGTGCCCGAGCTCACCAGGCAGCTTCTGCAAGACCCTGAGAGTTACGTCCGCGCGAGCGCAGTGACCGCCACAGGGCAGCTGTCTAGCTGGGGGCTGCTTGCCGCCCCTGCCAGCCCTGAGCGCCCAGGGGCTCAGCAG AAGAGCCTGCTCGTGGAGCTTCTGCACGTCCTCTGCGCAGACTCGGAGGGCTTCCCCCGGAGGGCCGTCACGCAGGTCTTCACCGAGTGGCTGAGGGACGGCCATGCTGACGTAGCTGAAGACCCGGAGCGGTTTGTGGCCCGAGTGCTGCAGGCGGCGAGCAGGGACCCGGACTGGGAGGTGCGGGCCCAGGGCCTCGAGCTGGCGCTGGTGTTCCTGGGGCGGCTGCTGGGCCCGCGCGGCTCCCACCGTCCCTGTGCCGTGGCCCTGCCCGAGGCAGCCCCGCTTGGCACGCTGGCCCAGGCCCTGCAGGTGCTCTGCCGTGTGCAGCTCTTTGAGTTTGCCTTCCGTGCCTTGTTTGACTGTGACCGACCTGTGGCCCAGAAGTCCTGTGATCTTCTCCTATTCCTGCGGGCCAAGGCTGCTCCCTGTGGCAGCCCGCAGGAGGCGGGGGACAGCCCCACCGTGGCCTCTGTGGAGGCCACCCTGCAGAGATGGCAGGCCGGTGAGCAGGGTCAGCCCCTGGGGTACCTGGAGCCTGGGGCCGTCATGGCTGTGCTGAGGTCTATAGACCTGGAGGGCCTTCGGGACACTCTGGCTGAGAGCAGCGACCACGTGGAGAAGAGCCCCCAGTCACTCCTGCAGGACATGCTGGCTGCCGTGGGCGTCCTCGGGGAGAACGAGGCCGACTGCTACTGA
- the BRAT1 gene encoding BRCA1-associated ATM activator 1 isoform X1, with translation MDPECSRLLPALCAVLADPRQPVADDTCLEKLLDWFTTVTEAGSSLLLLQENPCLVELLFRVLKSQDLSSRILSFSLRLAGIFAAQEDCFQYLQQGELLPMLFGEVGPLGGAAWTAPAVRSGWIQGLRTLAQHPSALRFLAACGAVDTIFSLQGDPSLFVASAAGQLLVHILDLAMRGPAEGRCSPQACDWPACAQKIVCHIEDSLCSMATPQVTQALNVLTTVFGHCHGLWTQGLWVRLSPLVARLLEKDPVPASHSLVDLLLSVARSSVPSSDRGLWETLAQTLSHLSPTQAGPLALGILKLQDCPQALRTQAFGVLLQPLACVLEAAAQAPGPPGLLHGAAGDPMAVDTLLCSKSACVGLLCCALTHLGLLQPLPQRPSPWPQAPLLGAAVTVLRLCSGSVAPTSDVGGRLCAILVGCGRVQRAALDFLGALSQGAGPQESVTQVFSVLLEYLMSPESSSMVLKKAFQATLRWLLSSPKTPGCCDLDPRTQLFLRELLPVLQKRLCSPCWEVRDSGLEFLTQMTRHWGGQAGFRQALLASEVPELTRQLLQDPESYVRASAVTATGQLSSWGLLAAPASPERPGAQQKSLLVELLHVLCADSEGFPRRAVTQVFTEWLRDGHADVAEDPERFVARVLQAASRDPDWEVRAQGLELALVFLGRLLGPRGSHRPCAVALPEAAPLGTLAQALQVLCRVQLFEFAFRALFDCDRPVAQKSCDLLLFLRAKAAPCGSPQEAGDSPTVASVEATLQRWQAGEQGQPLGYLEPGAVMAVLRSIDLEGLRDTLAESSDHVEKSPQSLLQDMLAAVGVLGENEADCY, from the exons ATGGACCCAGAGTGCTCCCggctcctccctgccctctgtgCCGTCCTGGCCGACCCCAGGCAGCCTGTGGCAGACGACACGTGTTTGGAGAAGCTGCTGGACTGGTTTACAACAGTAACCGAAGCGG GGTCCAGCCTCCTGTTACTACAGGAGAATCCCTGCCTGGTAGAGCTGCTGTTCCGCGTGCTGAAATCCCAGGACCTAAGTTCCAGAATCCTCTCCTTCTCACTCCGCCTCGCAGGGATATTTGCAGCCCAGGAAGACTGCTTCCAGTATCTTCAG CAGGGGGAGCTGCTGCCCATGCTCTTCGGGGAGGTGGGCCCCCTCGGAGGAGCGGCCTGGACGGCCCCCGCTGTGCGCAGCGGCTGGATCCAGGGCCTGCGCACCCTGGCACAGCACCCTAGTGCCCTGCGCTTCCTTGCCGCCTGTG gtgctgttgacaccATCTTCTCCCTGCAGGGAGATCCCAGCCTGTTTGTGGCCTCGGCAGCCGGGCAGCTCCTGGTGCACATCCTGGACTTGGCGATGCGAGGCCCAGCCGAGGGCCGCTGCAGTCCGCAGGCTTGTGACTGGCCAGCGTGTGCCCAGAAGATTGTGTGTCACATCGAAGACTCCCTGTGCTCCATGGCCACCCCGCAGGTCACACAGGCCCTCAATGTCCTGACCACCGTGTTCGGGCACTGCCATGGCCTTTGGACGCAAGGCCTTTGGGTGCGGCTGAGCCCCCTCGTGGCCCGCCTGCTCGAGAAAGACCCTGTCCCAGCCTCACACTCGCTCGTGGATCTCCTCCTCAGCGTGGCCCG TTCTTCTGTGCCGAGTTCTGACCGTGGCCTGTGGGAGACTTTGGCCCAGACTCTGAGCCACTTGAGCCCCACACAGGCAGGGCCTCTGGCTTTGGGGATCCTGAAACTGCAGGACTG TCCACAGGCGCTGAGGACCCAGGCCTTCGGcgtcctcctccagcccctggcctgTGTCCTGGAAGCTGCTGCTCAGGCCCCTGGACCTCCAG GCTTGCTGCATGGGGCCGCAGGCGACCCGATGGCGGTGGACACGCTCCTCTGctccaagtcggcctgcgtgggTCTCCTGTGCTGCGCTCTCACCCACCTGGGGCTGCTGCAGCCGCTG ccccagcgccCCTCGCCCTGGCCGCAGGCGCCCCTGCTTGGGGCTGCGGTGACGGTCCTGCGGCTCTGCAGTGGCTCAGTGGCCCCCACCTCCGATGTGGGCGGCCGCCTCTGTGCGATCCTGGTGGGCTGTGGCCGGGTCCAGCGAGCTGCCCTGGATTTCCTGGGGGCGCTGTCTCAGGGGGCCG GCCCTCAGGAGTCGGTGACGCAGGTGTTTTCCGTTCTCCTGGAGTACCTCATGAGCCCTGAGTCCAGCTCCATG GTTCTGAAGAAGGCCTTTCAGGCCACACTCAGGTGGCTCCTGAGCTCACCCAAGACCCCCGGCTGCTGCGACCTGGACCCCCGCACCCAGCTGTTCCTCAGGG AGCTGCTTCCTGTGCTACAGAAGCGCCTGTGCAGCCCCTGCTGGGAGGTGAGGGACTCAGGCCTCGAGTTCCTGACCCAAATGACCAGACACTGGGGAG GGCAGGCCGGCTTCAGACAAGCGCTCCTTGCTTCAGAGGTGCCCGAGCTCACCAGGCAGCTTCTGCAAGACCCTGAGAGTTACGTCCGCGCGAGCGCAGTGACCGCCACAGGGCAGCTGTCTAGCTGGGGGCTGCTTGCCGCCCCTGCCAGCCCTGAGCGCCCAGGGGCTCAGCAG AAGAGCCTGCTCGTGGAGCTTCTGCACGTCCTCTGCGCAGACTCGGAGGGCTTCCCCCGGAGGGCCGTCACGCAGGTCTTCACCGAGTGGCTGAGGGACGGCCATGCTGACGTAGCTGAAGACCCGGAGCGGTTTGTGGCCCGAGTGCTGCAGGCGGCGAGCAGGGACCCGGACTGGGAGGTGCGGGCCCAGGGCCTCGAGCTGGCGCTGGTGTTCCTGGGGCGGCTGCTGGGCCCGCGCGGCTCCCACCGTCCCTGTGCCGTGGCCCTGCCCGAGGCAGCCCCGCTTGGCACGCTGGCCCAGGCCCTGCAGGTGCTCTGCCGTGTGCAGCTCTTTGAGTTTGCCTTCCGTGCCTTGTTTGACTGTGACCGACCTGTGGCCCAGAAGTCCTGTGATCTTCTCCTATTCCTGCGGGCCAAGGCTGCTCCCTGTGGCAGCCCGCAGGAGGCGGGGGACAGCCCCACCGTGGCCTCTGTGGAGGCCACCCTGCAGAGATGGCAGGCCGGTGAGCAGGGTCAGCCCCTGGGGTACCTGGAGCCTGGGGCCGTCATGGCTGTGCTGAGGTCTATAGACCTGGAGGGCCTTCGGGACACTCTGGCTGAGAGCAGCGACCACGTGGAGAAGAGCCCCCAGTCACTCCTGCAGGACATGCTGGCTGCCGTGGGCGTCCTCGGGGAGAACGAGGCCGACTGCTACTGA
- the BRAT1 gene encoding BRCA1-associated ATM activator 1 isoform X2: MDPECSRLLPALCAVLADPRQPVADDTCLEKLLDWFTTVTEAGSSLLLLQENPCLVELLFRVLKSQDLSSRILSFSLRLAGIFAAQEDCFQYLQQGELLPMLFGEVGPLGGAAWTAPAVRSGWIQGLRTLAQHPSALRFLAACGAVDTIFSLQGDPSLFVASAAGQLLVHILDLAMRGPAEGRCSPQACDWPACAQKIVCHIEDSLCSMATPQVTQALNVLTTVFGHCHGLWTQGLWVRLSPLVARLLEKDPVPASHSLVDLLLSVARSSVPSSDRGLWETLAQTLSHLSPTQAGPLALGILKLQDCPQALRTQAFGVLLQPLACVLEAAAQAPGPPGLLHGAAGDPMAVDTLLCSKSACVGLLCCALTHLGLLQPLPQRPSPWPQAPLLGAAVTVLRLCSGSVAPTSDVGGRLCAILVGCGRVQRAALDFLGALSQGAGPQESVTQVFSVLLEYLMSPESSSMVLKKAFQATLRWLLSSPKTPGCCDLDPRTQLFLRELLPVLQKRLCSPCWEVRDSGLEFLTQMTRHWGGQAGFRQALLASEVPELTRQLLQDPESYVRASAVTATGQLSSWGLLAAPASPERPGAQQSLLVELLHVLCADSEGFPRRAVTQVFTEWLRDGHADVAEDPERFVARVLQAASRDPDWEVRAQGLELALVFLGRLLGPRGSHRPCAVALPEAAPLGTLAQALQVLCRVQLFEFAFRALFDCDRPVAQKSCDLLLFLRAKAAPCGSPQEAGDSPTVASVEATLQRWQAGEQGQPLGYLEPGAVMAVLRSIDLEGLRDTLAESSDHVEKSPQSLLQDMLAAVGVLGENEADCY, translated from the exons ATGGACCCAGAGTGCTCCCggctcctccctgccctctgtgCCGTCCTGGCCGACCCCAGGCAGCCTGTGGCAGACGACACGTGTTTGGAGAAGCTGCTGGACTGGTTTACAACAGTAACCGAAGCGG GGTCCAGCCTCCTGTTACTACAGGAGAATCCCTGCCTGGTAGAGCTGCTGTTCCGCGTGCTGAAATCCCAGGACCTAAGTTCCAGAATCCTCTCCTTCTCACTCCGCCTCGCAGGGATATTTGCAGCCCAGGAAGACTGCTTCCAGTATCTTCAG CAGGGGGAGCTGCTGCCCATGCTCTTCGGGGAGGTGGGCCCCCTCGGAGGAGCGGCCTGGACGGCCCCCGCTGTGCGCAGCGGCTGGATCCAGGGCCTGCGCACCCTGGCACAGCACCCTAGTGCCCTGCGCTTCCTTGCCGCCTGTG gtgctgttgacaccATCTTCTCCCTGCAGGGAGATCCCAGCCTGTTTGTGGCCTCGGCAGCCGGGCAGCTCCTGGTGCACATCCTGGACTTGGCGATGCGAGGCCCAGCCGAGGGCCGCTGCAGTCCGCAGGCTTGTGACTGGCCAGCGTGTGCCCAGAAGATTGTGTGTCACATCGAAGACTCCCTGTGCTCCATGGCCACCCCGCAGGTCACACAGGCCCTCAATGTCCTGACCACCGTGTTCGGGCACTGCCATGGCCTTTGGACGCAAGGCCTTTGGGTGCGGCTGAGCCCCCTCGTGGCCCGCCTGCTCGAGAAAGACCCTGTCCCAGCCTCACACTCGCTCGTGGATCTCCTCCTCAGCGTGGCCCG TTCTTCTGTGCCGAGTTCTGACCGTGGCCTGTGGGAGACTTTGGCCCAGACTCTGAGCCACTTGAGCCCCACACAGGCAGGGCCTCTGGCTTTGGGGATCCTGAAACTGCAGGACTG TCCACAGGCGCTGAGGACCCAGGCCTTCGGcgtcctcctccagcccctggcctgTGTCCTGGAAGCTGCTGCTCAGGCCCCTGGACCTCCAG GCTTGCTGCATGGGGCCGCAGGCGACCCGATGGCGGTGGACACGCTCCTCTGctccaagtcggcctgcgtgggTCTCCTGTGCTGCGCTCTCACCCACCTGGGGCTGCTGCAGCCGCTG ccccagcgccCCTCGCCCTGGCCGCAGGCGCCCCTGCTTGGGGCTGCGGTGACGGTCCTGCGGCTCTGCAGTGGCTCAGTGGCCCCCACCTCCGATGTGGGCGGCCGCCTCTGTGCGATCCTGGTGGGCTGTGGCCGGGTCCAGCGAGCTGCCCTGGATTTCCTGGGGGCGCTGTCTCAGGGGGCCG GCCCTCAGGAGTCGGTGACGCAGGTGTTTTCCGTTCTCCTGGAGTACCTCATGAGCCCTGAGTCCAGCTCCATG GTTCTGAAGAAGGCCTTTCAGGCCACACTCAGGTGGCTCCTGAGCTCACCCAAGACCCCCGGCTGCTGCGACCTGGACCCCCGCACCCAGCTGTTCCTCAGGG AGCTGCTTCCTGTGCTACAGAAGCGCCTGTGCAGCCCCTGCTGGGAGGTGAGGGACTCAGGCCTCGAGTTCCTGACCCAAATGACCAGACACTGGGGAG GGCAGGCCGGCTTCAGACAAGCGCTCCTTGCTTCAGAGGTGCCCGAGCTCACCAGGCAGCTTCTGCAAGACCCTGAGAGTTACGTCCGCGCGAGCGCAGTGACCGCCACAGGGCAGCTGTCTAGCTGGGGGCTGCTTGCCGCCCCTGCCAGCCCTGAGCGCCCAGGGGCTCAGCAG AGCCTGCTCGTGGAGCTTCTGCACGTCCTCTGCGCAGACTCGGAGGGCTTCCCCCGGAGGGCCGTCACGCAGGTCTTCACCGAGTGGCTGAGGGACGGCCATGCTGACGTAGCTGAAGACCCGGAGCGGTTTGTGGCCCGAGTGCTGCAGGCGGCGAGCAGGGACCCGGACTGGGAGGTGCGGGCCCAGGGCCTCGAGCTGGCGCTGGTGTTCCTGGGGCGGCTGCTGGGCCCGCGCGGCTCCCACCGTCCCTGTGCCGTGGCCCTGCCCGAGGCAGCCCCGCTTGGCACGCTGGCCCAGGCCCTGCAGGTGCTCTGCCGTGTGCAGCTCTTTGAGTTTGCCTTCCGTGCCTTGTTTGACTGTGACCGACCTGTGGCCCAGAAGTCCTGTGATCTTCTCCTATTCCTGCGGGCCAAGGCTGCTCCCTGTGGCAGCCCGCAGGAGGCGGGGGACAGCCCCACCGTGGCCTCTGTGGAGGCCACCCTGCAGAGATGGCAGGCCGGTGAGCAGGGTCAGCCCCTGGGGTACCTGGAGCCTGGGGCCGTCATGGCTGTGCTGAGGTCTATAGACCTGGAGGGCCTTCGGGACACTCTGGCTGAGAGCAGCGACCACGTGGAGAAGAGCCCCCAGTCACTCCTGCAGGACATGCTGGCTGCCGTGGGCGTCCTCGGGGAGAACGAGGCCGACTGCTACTGA